Proteins from a genomic interval of Zingiber officinale cultivar Zhangliang chromosome 1B, Zo_v1.1, whole genome shotgun sequence:
- the LOC122055240 gene encoding cullin-3B-like: MSAQKRRTFKIEAFKHRVEIDPKYAERTWKVLEHAIHEIYNHNASGLSFEELYRNAYNMVLHKYGEKLYSGLVTTMTGHLKEIAKSIEDAQGSLFLEELDRKWGEHNKALQMIRDIMMYMDRTFVPSSGRTPVHDLGLNLWRDNIIHSSKIQSRLLDTLLDLIHRERKGEVINRGLMRNITKMLMDLGPVYQEDFEKPFLEVSASFYSGESQQLIECCDCGEYLRKAEKRLSEETERVSHYLDSGSEVKITSVVEGEMIANHMQRLVHMENSGLVNMLVDDKYEDLARMYNLFRRVTDGLLMIRDVMTLHLRETGRQLVSDPEKLKDPVDFVQHLLDEKDKYDLIISKSFNNDKTFQNALNSSFEYFINLNNRSPEFISLYVDDKLRKGLKGVSEEDVEVVLDKVMMLFRYLQEKDVFEKYYKQHLAKRLLSGKTVSDDAERSMIVKLKTECGYQFTSKLEGMFTDMKTSVDTLQGFYASQHAEIGDGPTLAVQVLTTGSWPTQPSAPCNLPTEIIGICEKFRTYYLGTHTGRRLTWQTNMGTADIKATFGKAQKHELNVSTYQMCILMLFNSVDRLSYKEIEQATEIPASDLKRCLQSLACVKGKNVLRKEPMSKDIAEDDAFYFNDKFTSKFIKVKIGTVAAQKESEPEKQETRQRVEEDRKPQIEAAIVRIMKSRRVLDHNTIVTEVTSQLQSRFLPNPVVIKKRIESLIEREFLERDKADRKLYRYLA; this comes from the coding sequence GAATGCTTACAATATGGTGCTCCACAAGTATGGCGAAAAACTTTACTCCGGACTTGTGACAACCATGACAGGGCACCTAAAGGAAATTGCAAAATCAATAGAAGATGCTCAGGGAAGTTTATTTCTCGAGGAGCTTGACAGAAAATGGGGAGAGCACAACAAGGCGCTGCAGATGATCCGTGACATAATGATGTATATGGATAGGACATTTGTACCCTCTAGTGGCAGGACACCTGTTCATGATCTTGGGTTGAATCTCTGGAGGGATAACATCATTCATTCCAGCAAAATCCAGTCTAGGTTACTGGATACACTCCTTGACCTTATACATAGGGAGAGAAAAGGCGAGGTAATTAATCGGGGACTTATGAGGAATATAACAAAAATGTTGATGGACCTTGGACCCGTGTACCAAGAAGATTTTGAGAAACCATTTTTAGAAGTCTCAGCTAGTTTCTACAGTGGTGAGTCCCAGCAACTCATTGAGTGCTGTGATTGTGGTGAGTACCTTAGGAAAGCAGAGAAACGCCTAAGTGAAGAAACCGAAAGGGTCTCCCACTACCTAGACAGTGGAAGTGAAGTTAAAATAACTAGTGTAGTAGAGGGGGAGATGATTGCCAACCACATGCAGAGACTGGTTCACATGGAGAATTCTGGTCTTGTGAATATGCTTGTAGACGACAAGTATGAAGATTTGGCAAGGATGTACAATTTATTTCGTCGTGTCACTGATGGGCTTTTAATGATTAGAGATGTAATGACCTTACACCTGAGAGAAACTGGAAGGCAGTTAGTTAGTGACCCTGAGAAATTGAAGGATCCAGTGGACTTTGTGCAACATCTTTTGGATGAGAAGGACAAATATGATTTGATCATCAGCAAATCATTTAACAACGACAAAACATTCCAAAATGCTTTGAACTCTTCCTTTGAATACTTCATTAATCTGAACAATCGGTCGCCTGAGTTCATCTCCCTCTATGTTGATGATAAGCTTCGTAAAGGGTTGAAAGGCGTAAGCGAAGAGGATGTGGAGGTTGTGTTGGACAAAGTGATGATGTTGTTCCGTTATTTGCAGGAGAAGGATGTATTTGAGAAGTATTACAAGCAACACTTAGCCAAGAGGCTTCTCTCTGGAAAAACTGTTTCTGATGATGCAGAAAGAAGTATGATTGTCAAGCTCAAGACAGAATGCGGATATCAGTTCACTTCTAAATTGGAAGGCATGTTTACGGACATGAAGACATCCGTCGATACTTTGCAAGGATTCTATGCAAGTCAACATGCTGAGATTGGAGATGGCCCAACTCTAGCAGTGCAAGTTCTCACAACTGGTTCATGGCCAACACAGCCTAGTGCACCTTGCAATCTTCCAACTGAGATTATCGGCATATGTGAGAAGTTCCGGACATATTATCTTGGAACTCATACTGGGCGGAGATTGACGTGGCAAACAAATATGGGCACAGCTGACATCAAAGCAACCTTTGGCAAGGCTCAGAAGCATGAGCTGAATGTTTCAACCTACCAAATGTGTATTCTCATGTTGTTCAACTCTGTGGATAGGTTGTCATACAAAGAAATCGAGCAGGCTACAGAAATCCCAGCTTCGGATCTGAAGCGGTGTCTTCAGTCTCTCGCTTGTGTCAAAGGTAAGAATGTCCTCCGCAAGGAACCAATGAGCAAAGACATAGCTGAGGATGATGCTTTCTACTTCAACGATAAGTTCACAAGCAAGTTCATCAAGGTAAAGATAGGTACTGTGGCAGCACAAAAGGAGTCCGAACCTGAAAAGCAGGAGACACGCCAAAGAGTCGAAGAAGACCGAAAGCCTCAGATCGAAGCTGCGATCGTGAGGATTATGAAATCCAGAAgggtgttagatcacaacaccatTGTAACTGAAGTGACCTCACAACTGCAATCTCGATTCCTGCCAAACCCAGTTGTCATAAAGAAAAGGATTGAGTCTCTAATTGAGCGAGAGTTCTTAGAAAGGGATAAAGCAGACAGGAAACTATATCGCTATCTTGCTTGA